In the Gossypium arboreum isolate Shixiya-1 chromosome 10, ASM2569848v2, whole genome shotgun sequence genome, one interval contains:
- the LOC108487566 gene encoding uncharacterized protein LOC108487566, producing MSQGFSIELYFDPALENQVLKAWNVLARRQISTQLIEIESRPHITLFSSPFLDPAKLESVVKSFASKQGPLPLSFTSIGSFPNDKNVLFLAPVPTMALLQFQAQLCEAIKKEGIEIGEEFKADSWIPFCAVAQDVPKTRIAEAFCVLRESKLPVSGYAMDIGLVEFSPVREYFSFELGNTVEA from the coding sequence ATGTCACAAGGCTTTTCAATTGAGCTTTACTTTGATCCAGCACTCGAAAACCAAGTCTTGAAAGCTTGGAATGTATTGGCTCGTCGCCAAATCAGCACTCAGTTAATTGAAATTGAGTCAAGGCCTCACATTACTCTCTTCTCCAGCCCTTTTCTAGACCCTGCCAAGCTTGAATCTGTTGTCAAGTCTTTTGCTTCAAAACAAGGACCTTTACCTCTATCTTTTACTTCAATTGGGAGTTtcccaaatgacaaaaatgttcTTTTTCTTGCACCTGTTCCAACAATGGCCCTCCTACAGTTCCAAGCTCAATTATGTGAGGCAATTAAAAAGGAAGGGATCGAAATTGGTGAAGAGTTTAAAGCTGACTCTTGGATTCCCTTTTGTGCAGTAGCTCAGGATGTGCCAAAAACAAGAATAGCTGAAGCTTTTTGTGTGTTGAGAGAGTCCAAATTGCCTGTTTCTGGATATGCAATGGACATTGGATTGGTGGAGTTTTCACCCGTTCGTGAATATTTCTCATTTGAACTTGGGAATACTGTTGAGGCATGA
- the LOC108487787 gene encoding beta-glucuronosyltransferase GlcAT14B-like, whose product MPNCQPKWILSLAFGSIFPLFLLCFTTIASFNGVPLLFLYRFSAIGRSSYHFVENQLKPISVSTHITISTPPSPPRFAYLISGSAGNGKMLRRMLLAIYHPLNQYIVHVDRKASHAERLTIEQFVTDYKVFKEVGNVRMIMKANLVTYRGCTMVANTLHAAAIMLREGGNWDWFINLSASDYPLVTQDDLLHIFSYVPRDLNFIDHTSKMGWKAGQRAKPVIIDPALHNSKKAEVFWITQRRSIPTAFKLFTGSAWMALSRPFVDYCIWGWDNLPRKVLMYYTNFLSSPEGYFHTVICNAKAFSNTTVNNDLHFILWDNPPKQHPRRLTLSHMQRMLNSNAPFARKFHQNSRVLDKIDTDLLSRGEEMFTPGGWCVGSGENGTDPCSVVGTPTVLRPGPGAKRLQTLINSLLSNDNFRLRQCK is encoded by the exons ATGCCAAATTGTCAGCCTAAATGGATCCTCTCATTAGCTTTTGGCTCCATTTTCCCCTTATTTTTACTCTGTTTTACAACCATAGCCTCTTTTAATGGCGTCCCATTACTTTTCTTGTACCGTTTCTCCGCCATAGGCCGTTCCTCCTACCATTTCGTGGAGAACCAACTGAAACCCATCTCCGTCTCGACTCACATCACCATCTCCACTCCGCCTTCACCTCCCCGCTTCGCCTACCTCATTTCCGGCTCCGCAGGCAATGGTAAGATGCTGAGAAGGATGCTTTTAGCCATTTACCATCCCTTGAATCAATACATAGTTCATGTTGACCGGAAAGCTAGCCATGCAGAGAGGCTGACTATTGAGCAGTTTGTGACAGATTATAAAGTGTTTAAAGAAGTTGGGAACGTTAGGATGATTATGAAAGCTAATTTGGTTACTTATAGAGGATGTACAATGGTTGCTAATACGCTCCATGCTGCTGCAATCATGTTGAGAGAAGGTGGAAACTGGGATTGGTTTATTAATCTTAGTGCTTCTGATTATCCCCTTGTTACCCAAGATG ATCTTTTACACATATTTTCATACGTACCAAGGGATTTGAATTTCATTGATCATACAAGCAAAATGGGGTGGAAAGC GGGTCAAAGGGCTAAGCCAGTTATTATAGATCCAGCATTGCATAATTCGAAAAAAGCTGAAGTGTTTTGGATAACTCAGAGGAGAAGTATCCCTACCGCATTCAAACTCTTTACAG GTTCGGCATGGATGGCACTTTCTCGCCCTTTTGTGGACTACTGCATTTGGGGATGGGACAACCTCCCTCGAAAAGTCCTCATGTACTATACCAACTTTCTATCATCTCCAGAAGGTTACTTCCACACTGTCATTTGTAATGCAAAAGCTTTCAGTAACACTACAGTAAACAATGATCTCCATTTTATATTATGGGATAACCCACCTAAGCAGCATCCTCGTCGCCTCACGCTTTCTCACATGCAACGGATGCTCAACAGCAATGCCCCTTTTGCCAGGAAATTCCATCAGAATAGCCGAGTGCTGGACAAAATCGACACTGACCTCTTATCTCGGGGCGAAGAAATGTTTACTCCTGGTGGTTGGTGTGTAGGAAGTGGGGAAAACGGGACTGATCCGTGTTCAGTTGTTGGTACTCCAACAGTCCTCAGACCTGGCCCCGGCGCCAAAAGGTTGCAAACTTTGATCAATTCTCTTCTATCCAATGACAATTTTCGACTGCGACAATGTAAATAA
- the LOC108488864 gene encoding thaumatin-like protein has translation MKSLQVAAVLLLLFSGHSLAHTVTFYVHNKCPFPIWPATAPNTGHPVIANGGFYLPSGQMQRFEAPWTWNGRIWARTGCNFNSNWQPACETGDCDGRLQCNGLIGIPPATLVQVALQGDKGKPNFYDVSLVDGYNLPVSVTTRPFSPKCTIGSCSKNPNNFCPQEVQVVNKNGEVVACKSACLAFDIDSFCCRNEFGTPEKCKPSVYSKMFKDACPSYYSYAFDMPPPLVNCASKDYVIIFCPSAWGTDQDSI, from the exons ATGAAGTCATTGCAGGTTGCTGCTGTTCTTCTGCTCCTGTTTTCTG GGCACTCACTAGCACATACGGTAACATTTTATGTACACAATAAGTGCCCCTTTCCTATATGGCCAGCAACGGCCCCCAACACCGGCCATCCAGTGATAGCAAATGGCGGATTCTATCTCCCATCAGGACAGATGCAGCGGTTTGAGGCACCGTGGACGTGGAACGGACGAATTTGGGCAAGGACAGGTTGCAACTTCAACTCGAATTGGCAACCGGCTTGTGAAACCGGTGACTGTGATGGTAGGCTCCAATGCAATGGACTAATAGGAATACCTCCAGCCACATTAGTACAAGTTGCACTTCAAGGTGATAAAGGCAAGCCAAATTTCTACGACGTTAGCCTGGTTGACGGCTACAACCTTCCTGTCTCGGTCACTACACGACCTTTTTCACCCAAATGCACCATCGGAAGCTGCTCAAAGAATCCAAACAACTTTTGCCCTCAAGAAGTTCAAGTTGTTAACAAAAATGGGGAAGTAGTTGCTTGCAAAAGTGCTTGCTTGGCGTTTGATATCGATTCATTTTGTTGCAGAAACGAGTTTGGGACACCTGAAAAATGCAAACCAAGTGTGTATTCAAAGATGTTTAAGGACGCATGCCCTTCTTATTATAGCTATGCCTTTGACATGCCTCCACCATTGGTGAATTGTGCCTCAAAAGACTATGTAATTATTTTCTGTCCTTCAGCTTGGGGGACTGACCAGGATTCTATTTAG